In Brachypodium distachyon strain Bd21 chromosome 2, Brachypodium_distachyon_v3.0, whole genome shotgun sequence, one genomic interval encodes:
- the LOC100846589 gene encoding uncharacterized protein LOC100846589 isoform X2, translated as MAQLLHHQDSAFYGKEIPGRRWSIFQFFGLSRRLRSVKMLSEKKHGQDKSPGGSKRRSYVTLKDEDSGVMDDSKNAEVKGKQKGSKKNSGKSSLKSLIAKKLYGKEGEKEKMLPVAPKLLRTLSMHYLERNEYVLDGEAATNGNGSSHGAKMLLQQALSNTLEGSDTDKSSSLLLNRGDEHAKQKSHRSISMDGILHKVPYGHKVSGNKIGEELPRSASVTYDRDGLKPYIGRASKRHVNQGFQRSRSLSESLESYSLLLDSISSSEAKRVLTSSKSTRDHSLDGPGANAFHRTSSSQFRSKGLTTLAEHLVMKVDASESHVADKTVGDGDVNFAVDESSCNQFSDGSKNPVLLEEYLHDKSFHVEVSTEADLCIAPLPSEEHAATCDDDQAPSSTKEVLYTDPPPLEQADIPEEPSMTCDDDQAPSSTKEDLYTDPPPLPLEQVHIPEEPAMTCDDDQAPSSTKEYLYTDPPPLEEDDISEGPSITFDDDQTHSSTEADSSTALPSEDINTEEEHARTSDDTKFQSCTALPSEEINLAEEDEITSYVSKSVEDSSLMPGNDTGDSVDSNVVIASTCEKPSATSLTQEILQEHNSDDLNGLQVDPKNEAELNYVNDIFNKSSFTNETLFDGWCSQNTVALQEEDCQHYEAAAVPLDFTDMCADELLLFDMTNEALLDIYKSYSASKSKASRFSSFERPKPVGDQALRELQSRMSCHLDRPGGTEISAIVFNDLAKADRWINLQRDVDHVGNKLADSVLDKLLTELTLQLAKF; from the exons ATGGCCCAGCTGCTGCACCATCAGGACTCTGCGTTTTATGGAAAGGAAATCCCGGGCCGCCGATGGAGCATTTTTCAGTTCTTTGGCTTGAGCCGGCGCCTACGATCTGTGAAGATGCTCTCTGAAAAGAAACATGGTCAGGATAAAAGCCCTGGTG GAAGTAAACGTCGATCCTATGTTACACTGAAAGACGAAGACAGCGGTGTCATGGATGACAGCAAAAATGCTGAA GTTAAAGGTAAACAAAAGGGTTCAAAAAAGAATTCTGGTAAATCAAGTTTGAAGTCACTGAttgcaaaaaaattgtacGGAAAGGAAggtgagaaagaaaagatgctTCCAGTTGCACCAAAGCTACTGCGCACCCTTTCGATGCATTACTTGGAAAGAAATGAATATGTTCTTGATGGTGAGGCAGCTACCAATGGTAATGGTTCTTCACATGGGGCTAAAATGTTGCTGCAACAGGCTCTGTCTAACACCCTGGAAGGTTCAGATACTGATAAGAGTTCTTCACTGCTCTTGAATAGAGGCGATGAACATGCGAAACAGAAGAGCCACCGTAGCATTTCAATGGATGGGATTCTTCATAAGGTCCCTTATGGGCACAAGGTGTCTGGAAATAAAATTGGAGAAGAACTTCCCCGGTCAGCCTCCGTCACATATGACAGGGATGGTCTAAAACCTTACATTGGTAGGGCTTCAAAGAGACATGTAAATCAAGGTTTCCAGCGTTCACGTTCCCTGTCTGAATCACTGGAGAGTTACTCCCTCTTACTTGATTCCATTTCAAGCAGTGAAGCCAAAAGGGtgttgacaagctcaaagtcTACTAGGGATCATTCCTTGGATGGCCCTGGTGCAAATGCATTCCATagaacttcttcttctcagtTCAGATCAAAAGGTTTGACTACCCTTGCTGAACATCTTGTGATGAAAGTAGACGCCTCAGAATCACATGTTGCAGACAAAACTGTTGGCGATGGAGATGTGAATTTTGCTGTGGATGAGAGTTCTTGTAATCAGTTCTCTGATGGCTCTAAGAATCCTGTGTTACTTGAAGAGTACTTGCATGACAAAAGTTTCCATGTTGAGGTATCAACTGAAGCCGATTTATGTATTGCCCCTTTGCCTTCAGAAGAACATGCCGCAACTTGTGACGATGATCAGGCTCCCTCATCAACCAAAGAAGTTTTGTATACTGACCCTCCACCATTAGAGCAAGCTGACATCCCAGAAGAACCTTCAATGACTTGTGATGATGATCAGGCTCCCTCATCAACCAAAGAAGATTTGTATACTGACCCTCCACCATTACCATTAGAGCAAGTTCACATCCCAGAAGAACCTGCAATGACTTGTGATGATGATCAGGCTCCTTCATCAACCAAAGAATATTTGTATACTGATCCTCCACCATTAGAGGAAGATGACATCTCAGAAGGACCTTCAATAACTTTTGATGATGATCAGACTCACTCATCAACAGAAGCTGATTCTAGTACTGCTCTGCCTTCAGAAGACATCAACACTGAAGAAGAACATGCAAGAACTTCTGATGACACCAAGTTTCAGTCATGTACTGCTCTGCCTTCAGAAGAGATCAACCTTGCAGAAGAGGATGAAATAACTTCTTATGTTTCCAAATCAGTAGAAG ATTCATCGCTCATGCCAGGAAATGACACCGGTGATTCAGTTGACAGTAATGTTGTCATTGCTAGCACTTGTGAGAAACCATCAGCTACTTCATTGACTCAGGAAATCTTACAAGAGCACAACTCTGACGATCTGAATGGTCTCCAAGTAGACCCAAAGAATGAAGCTGAGCTGAACTATGTGAACGACATATTCAACAAGTCTAGCTTCACCAATGAGACACTGTTCGATGGATGGTGCTCACAGAACACTGTAGCTCTCCAAGAAGAGGATTGCCAGCACTACGAGGCTGCCGCCGTGCCGCTCGACTTCACCGACATGTGTGCCGACGAGCTGCTTCTGTTCGACATGACGAACGAAGCGTTGCTCGACATCTACAAGTCGTATTCTGCTAgcaaatccaaggcctcccgCTTCTCCTCTTTTGAACGGCCGAAGCCTGTCGGAGACCAAGCACTCAGGGAGCTGCAGTCCAGAATGAGCTGCCACCTGGACAGGCCCGGTGGCACCGAGATCAGCGCCATCGTGTTTAATGACCTGGCCAAGGCTGACCGCTGGATAAACCTTCAGAGAGATGTTGATCATGTAGGCAACAAGCTGGCAGACTCTGTGTTGGACAAGCTTCTGACGGAGCTCACTCTCCAGCTTGCAAAGTTTTGA
- the LOC100846589 gene encoding uncharacterized protein LOC100846589 isoform X1 codes for MAQLLHHQDSAFYGKEIPGRRWSIFQFFGLSRRLRSVKMLSEKKHGQDKSPGGSKRRSYVTLKDEDSGVMDDSKNAEVKGKQKGSKKNSGKSSLKSLIAKKLYGKEGEKEKMLPVAPKLLRTLSMHYLERNEYVLDGEAATNGNGSSHGAKMLLQQALSNTLEGSDTDKSSSLLLNRGDEHAKQKSHRSISMDGILHKVPYGHKVSGNKIGEELPRSASVTYDRDGLKPYIGRASKRHVNQGFQRSRSLSESLESYSLLLDSISSSEAKRVLTSSKSTRDHSLDGPGANAFHRTSSSQFRSKGLTTLAEHLVMKVDASESHVADKTVGDGDVNFAVDESSCNQFSDGSKNPVLLEEYLHDKSFHVEVSTEADLCIAPLPSEEHAATCDDDQAPSSTKEVLYTDPPPLEQADIPEEPSMTCDDDQAPSSTKEDLYTDPPPLPLEQVHIPEEPAMTCDDDQAPSSTKEYLYTDPPPLEEDDISEGPSITFDDDQTHSSTEADSSTALPSEDINTEEEHARTSDDTKFQSCTALPSEEINLAEEDEITSYVSKSVEGTCCVPDPIQETEAELNLSCEQETESPTSVLDVAFSYDSATNSEKHAMLDDSSLMPGNDTGDSVDSNVVIASTCEKPSATSLTQEILQEHNSDDLNGLQVDPKNEAELNYVNDIFNKSSFTNETLFDGWCSQNTVALQEEDCQHYEAAAVPLDFTDMCADELLLFDMTNEALLDIYKSYSASKSKASRFSSFERPKPVGDQALRELQSRMSCHLDRPGGTEISAIVFNDLAKADRWINLQRDVDHVGNKLADSVLDKLLTELTLQLAKF; via the exons ATGGCCCAGCTGCTGCACCATCAGGACTCTGCGTTTTATGGAAAGGAAATCCCGGGCCGCCGATGGAGCATTTTTCAGTTCTTTGGCTTGAGCCGGCGCCTACGATCTGTGAAGATGCTCTCTGAAAAGAAACATGGTCAGGATAAAAGCCCTGGTG GAAGTAAACGTCGATCCTATGTTACACTGAAAGACGAAGACAGCGGTGTCATGGATGACAGCAAAAATGCTGAA GTTAAAGGTAAACAAAAGGGTTCAAAAAAGAATTCTGGTAAATCAAGTTTGAAGTCACTGAttgcaaaaaaattgtacGGAAAGGAAggtgagaaagaaaagatgctTCCAGTTGCACCAAAGCTACTGCGCACCCTTTCGATGCATTACTTGGAAAGAAATGAATATGTTCTTGATGGTGAGGCAGCTACCAATGGTAATGGTTCTTCACATGGGGCTAAAATGTTGCTGCAACAGGCTCTGTCTAACACCCTGGAAGGTTCAGATACTGATAAGAGTTCTTCACTGCTCTTGAATAGAGGCGATGAACATGCGAAACAGAAGAGCCACCGTAGCATTTCAATGGATGGGATTCTTCATAAGGTCCCTTATGGGCACAAGGTGTCTGGAAATAAAATTGGAGAAGAACTTCCCCGGTCAGCCTCCGTCACATATGACAGGGATGGTCTAAAACCTTACATTGGTAGGGCTTCAAAGAGACATGTAAATCAAGGTTTCCAGCGTTCACGTTCCCTGTCTGAATCACTGGAGAGTTACTCCCTCTTACTTGATTCCATTTCAAGCAGTGAAGCCAAAAGGGtgttgacaagctcaaagtcTACTAGGGATCATTCCTTGGATGGCCCTGGTGCAAATGCATTCCATagaacttcttcttctcagtTCAGATCAAAAGGTTTGACTACCCTTGCTGAACATCTTGTGATGAAAGTAGACGCCTCAGAATCACATGTTGCAGACAAAACTGTTGGCGATGGAGATGTGAATTTTGCTGTGGATGAGAGTTCTTGTAATCAGTTCTCTGATGGCTCTAAGAATCCTGTGTTACTTGAAGAGTACTTGCATGACAAAAGTTTCCATGTTGAGGTATCAACTGAAGCCGATTTATGTATTGCCCCTTTGCCTTCAGAAGAACATGCCGCAACTTGTGACGATGATCAGGCTCCCTCATCAACCAAAGAAGTTTTGTATACTGACCCTCCACCATTAGAGCAAGCTGACATCCCAGAAGAACCTTCAATGACTTGTGATGATGATCAGGCTCCCTCATCAACCAAAGAAGATTTGTATACTGACCCTCCACCATTACCATTAGAGCAAGTTCACATCCCAGAAGAACCTGCAATGACTTGTGATGATGATCAGGCTCCTTCATCAACCAAAGAATATTTGTATACTGATCCTCCACCATTAGAGGAAGATGACATCTCAGAAGGACCTTCAATAACTTTTGATGATGATCAGACTCACTCATCAACAGAAGCTGATTCTAGTACTGCTCTGCCTTCAGAAGACATCAACACTGAAGAAGAACATGCAAGAACTTCTGATGACACCAAGTTTCAGTCATGTACTGCTCTGCCTTCAGAAGAGATCAACCTTGCAGAAGAGGATGAAATAACTTCTTATGTTTCCAAATCAGTAGAAGGTACTTGCTGTGTTCCTGATCCCATTCAAGAAACTGAAGCTGAGTTAAATTTAAGCTGCGAACAAGAAACTGAAAGTCCAACTTCTGTTCTGGATGTGGCCTTCTCATATGATTCTGCTACTAATTCAGAGAAACATGCAATGTTGGATG ATTCATCGCTCATGCCAGGAAATGACACCGGTGATTCAGTTGACAGTAATGTTGTCATTGCTAGCACTTGTGAGAAACCATCAGCTACTTCATTGACTCAGGAAATCTTACAAGAGCACAACTCTGACGATCTGAATGGTCTCCAAGTAGACCCAAAGAATGAAGCTGAGCTGAACTATGTGAACGACATATTCAACAAGTCTAGCTTCACCAATGAGACACTGTTCGATGGATGGTGCTCACAGAACACTGTAGCTCTCCAAGAAGAGGATTGCCAGCACTACGAGGCTGCCGCCGTGCCGCTCGACTTCACCGACATGTGTGCCGACGAGCTGCTTCTGTTCGACATGACGAACGAAGCGTTGCTCGACATCTACAAGTCGTATTCTGCTAgcaaatccaaggcctcccgCTTCTCCTCTTTTGAACGGCCGAAGCCTGTCGGAGACCAAGCACTCAGGGAGCTGCAGTCCAGAATGAGCTGCCACCTGGACAGGCCCGGTGGCACCGAGATCAGCGCCATCGTGTTTAATGACCTGGCCAAGGCTGACCGCTGGATAAACCTTCAGAGAGATGTTGATCATGTAGGCAACAAGCTGGCAGACTCTGTGTTGGACAAGCTTCTGACGGAGCTCACTCTCCAGCTTGCAAAGTTTTGA
- the LOC100830422 gene encoding very-long-chain enoyl-CoA reductase, with amino-acid sequence MKVSVVSRSGREVVRGGIDLPDSAKVADLQEAIHAKTKKYYPARQRLTLPLQPGKSGKPVVLSPKSSLSEYCEKGSGSLKVVFKDLGPQVYYSTLFFWEYVGPLIIYPIFYYLPVYKYFGYEGERVIHPVQTYAMYYFCFHYFKRIMETFFVHRFSHATSPVSNVFRNCAYYWTFGAYIAYYCNHPLYTPVSDLQMKIGFGFGIVCQIANFYCHILLRNLRSPTGSGGYQIPRGFLFNIVTCANYTTEIYQWLGFNIATQTVAGYVFLAVAAAIMTNWALGKHSRLRKLFDGKDGRPKYPRRWVILPPFL; translated from the exons ATGAAGGTCTCCGTCGTGTCCCGCAGCGGccgcgaggtcgtcaggggcGGCATCGACCTCCCCGACTCG GCCAAGGTCGCGGATCTGCAGGAGGCCATCCACGCCAAGA CTAAGAAGTATTATCCTGCTAGGCAGCGGCTCACCCTCCCTCTACAACCTGGAAAATCTGGAAAACCAGTTGTCCTCAGTCCAAAGTCCAGCCTATCTGAATACTGTGAGAAGGGTTCTGGCTCCCTGAAAGTAGTCTTCAAAGATTTAGGCCCACAGGTCTATTACAGCACACTGTTCTTCTGGGAATACGTGGGTCCTCTTATCATCTACCCCATATTCTATTATCTGCCCGTTTATAAATACTTTGGATATGAGGGAGAGCGGGTCATTCATCCTGTCCAGACCTACGCCATGTACTACTTTTGCTTCCACTACTTCAAGAGGATCATGGAGACGTTCTTTGTCCACCGATTCAGCCATGCGACTTCTCCTGTGTCAAATGTCTTTAGGAACTGTGCCTACTACTGGACCTTTGGAGCTTACATTGCTTACTACTGCAACCATCCGCTTTACACCCCTGTGAGTGATCTGCAGATGAAGATTGGGTTTGGGTTTGGGATCGTGTGCCAAATCGCAAACTTCTACTGTCATATCCTGCTGAGGAACCTCAGGAGCCCAACTGGCAGTGGTGGTTATCAGATCCCACGGGGTTTCTTGTTCAACATAGTGACCTGTGCAAACTACACCACTGAGATCTACCAATGGCTGGGGTTCAACATTGCCACGCAGACTGTGGCAGGTTATGTCTTCCTCGCTGTTGCAGCAGCTATCATGACCAACTGGGCGCTCGGAAAGCACAGCCGTCTGAGGAAG CTGTTCGATGGAAAGGACGGGAGGCCCAAGTATCCTCGCCGATGGGTGATTCTTCCTCCATTCCTGTGA
- the LOC100846899 gene encoding geranylgeranyl transferase type-1 subunit beta: MGNPPEQSGFARLRHAAFLESMATDLPRNYATQEVNHLTLAYFAVAGLSLVRELHLVDKDQITKWILTFQVHPEAHDDLDNGQFYGFCGSRTTQYPSNNLKDPSHNGSHLASTYSALAILKIVGYDVLNIDSKALLHSMKKLQQPDGSFMPTHIGAETDLRFVYCAAAICSMLKDWTGMDKEKAKEYILNCQSYDGGFGMVPGSESHGGGTFCAVAALYLMGFIQVDLTSNLRESGSIDVQLLLEWCLQRQAADGGFQGRRNKPADTCYAFWVGGVLKIIGAYHLIDQSALREFLLTCQSPYGGFTKFPDDGFPDIYHSYYGLAALSLLEEEEVEPLCAELGIMSAAL, from the exons ATGGGGAACCCTCCCGAGCAGTCCGGATTCGCGCGCCTGCGGCACGCGGCGTTCCTGGAGTCCATGGCGACGGACCTGCCCCGGAACTACGCCACGCAGGAGGTCAACCACCTCACCCTCGCCTacttcgccgtcgccggcctctCCCTCGTCCGGGAGCTCCACCTG GTTGACAAGGATCAAATTACCAAATGGATTTTGACTTTTCAAGTACATCCCGAGGCACATGACGACTTAGACAATG GGCAATTTTATGGATTTTGTGGCTCTAGAACAACGCAGTATCCCTCCAATAATCTGAAG GACCCTTCCCATAATGGGAGTCATCTAGCAAGCACTTATTCTGCCCTTGCTATATTGAAGATTGTAGGTTATGATGTACTAAACATTGATAGCAAGGCTCTTCTACATTCGATGAAGAAGCTCCAGCAACCAGATGGAAG CTTCATGCCCACTCATATTGGTGCAGAAACAGACCTACGCTTTGTATACTGTGCTG CTGCGATCTGTTCAATGCTAAAAGACTGGACAGGAATGGACAAGGAAAAGGCCAAGGAGTACATTCTTAACTGCCAG TCATATGATGGTGGCTTTGGCATGGTTCCTGGTTCAGAGTCTCATG GTGGAGGGACTTTCTGTGCTGTTGCAGCTCTATATCTGATGGGTTTCATTCAAGTTGATTTGACATCAAACTTGAGAGAATCTGGATCGATTGATGTACAATTGCTCCTGGAGTGGTGTCTTCAG AGGCAAGCAGCAGATGGGGGGTTCCAGGGGAGAAGAAACAAGCCTGCCGATACATGCTATGCTTTCTG GGTTGGAGGCGTCCTGAAGATCATTGGCGCCTACCACTTGATTGATCAGAGTGCTCTGCGGGAATTTTTGCTCACTTGCCAATCACCT TATGGAGGCTTTACGAAATTCCCGGACGACGGATTCCCAGACATCTACCATTCTTACTACGGGCTCGCCGCCCTCTCCTTGCTTGAAGAGGAAGAGGTCGAACCGCTCTGTGCCGAACTGGGGATCATGTCTGCTGCATTGTAG
- the LOC106866263 gene encoding very-long-chain (3R)-3-hydroxyacyl-CoA dehydratase PASTICCINO 2A, with protein sequence MAAAAGSVLRRLYLSAYNWVVFFGWAQVLYYAVTALLESGHGAVYAAVEKPLQFAQTAAFMEILHGLVGLVRSPVSATLPQIGSRLFLTWGILWSFPETRSHILVTSLVISWSITEIIRYSFFGMKEALGFAPSWLLWLRYSTFMILYPTGIFSEVGLIYIALPYMKASEKYYIKMPNKWNFSFDYFYASAIAIGVYVPGGPHMFTYMLAQRKKALSKAKTA encoded by the exons atggctgcggccgctggGTCGGTGCTCCGGCGGCTCTACCTCTCCGCATACAACTGGGTCGTCTTCTTCGGATG GGCGCAGGTGCTGTACTACGCGGTCACGGCGTTGCTGGAgagcggccatggcgccgttTACGCCGCCGTCGAGAAGCCGCTGCAGTTCGCGCAGACCGCCGCGTTCATGGAG ATTCTTCATGGGCTTGTAG GGTTGGTGAGGTCTCCGGTATCAGCAACCCTTCCACAGATTGGGTCAAGGTTGTTCCTTACATGGGGTATCTTGTGGAGCTTCCCTGAG ACACGCTCTCATATTCTCGTTACTTCCTTGGTAATAAGCTGGTCCATTACCGAG ATTATTAGATATTCTTTCTTCGGTATGAAGGAGGCACTTGGATTTGCACCTTCATGGCTTTTATGGCTCAG GTATAGCACCTTCATGATATTGTATCCTACCGGTATCTTCAGTGAGGTTGGCCTAATCTACATTGCCCTGCCTTACATGAAG GCATCAGAGAAATACTACATTAAGATGCCTAACAAATGGAATTTCTCCTTTGACTACTTCTACGCATCTGCAATTGCCATCGGCGTCTACGTTCCAG GAGGGCCACACATGTTCACTTATATGCTTGCCCAGAGGAAGAAGGCCCTTTCAAAGGCAAAGACTGCATGA
- the LOC100821089 gene encoding very-long-chain (3R)-3-hydroxyacyl-CoA dehydratase PASTICCINO 2A isoform X1, translating into MPYDRSMLKIKNINCTIAASSSSLVDLYLQTAIYSSAMAALRRLYLSVYNWAVCFGWSVSWMLCSWKVQVLYNAASALLESRHDAVYPAVERPLLFAQTTAFLEILHSILGFVRSPISVTLPQISGRLYVTWGILWSFPETHSHILVTSLIISWSITEIIRYSFFGMREAFGFAPSWLLWLRYSTFLVFYPIGLISEVGLIYVAMPSMKASEKYCFRMPNKWNLSFDYRYMSVLLTALYVPGFPYLFRYMVAKREKALSKTKTA; encoded by the exons ATGCCatatgatcgatcgatgcttAAAATCAAGAACATCAATTGTACAAtagcagcttcttcttcctccttggtCGATCTCTACCTGCAAACTGCCATATACAGCTCTGCAAtggcggcgctgcggcggcTCTACCTCTCTGTCTACAACTGGGCCGTCTGCTTCGGATGGTCGGTCAGCTGGATGCTCTGTTCCTGGAA GGTGCAGGTGTTGTATAATGCAGCATCGGCGTTGCTGGAGAGCAGGCATGATGCTGTCTACCCCGCCGTCGAGCGGCCGCTGCTGTTTGCGCAGACGACCGCCTTCTTGGAG ATTCTTCATTCCATTCTAG GGTTTGTGAGGTCTCCGATCTCTGTGACTCTTCCACAGATCAGTGGAAGGCTGTATGTTACCTGGGGCATCTTGTGGAGCTTTCCTGAG ACACATTCTCACATTCTTGTTACTTCCTTGATCATAAGCTGGTCCATCACCGAG ATCATCAGATACTCTTTCTTTGGTATGAGGGAGGCATTTGGGTTTGCACCTTCCTGGCTCCTATGGCTTAG GTATAGCACATTTCTGGTATTCTATCCTATTGGCTTGATCAGTGAGGTGGGCCTCATCTATGTTGCCATGCCTTCTATGAAG GCATCCGAGAAATACTGCTTTAGGATGCCCAACAAATGGAACCTCTCTTTCGACTACCGCTATATGTCGGTTCTTCTTACGGCTCTCTACGTTCCAG GGTTTCCATATTTGTTCCGCTATATG
- the LOC100821089 gene encoding very-long-chain (3R)-3-hydroxyacyl-CoA dehydratase PASTICCINO 2A isoform X2 has translation MPYDRSMLKIKNINCTIAASSSSLVDLYLQTAIYSSAMAALRRLYLSVYNWAVCFGWVQVLYNAASALLESRHDAVYPAVERPLLFAQTTAFLEILHSILGFVRSPISVTLPQISGRLYVTWGILWSFPETHSHILVTSLIISWSITEIIRYSFFGMREAFGFAPSWLLWLRYSTFLVFYPIGLISEVGLIYVAMPSMKASEKYCFRMPNKWNLSFDYRYMSVLLTALYVPGFPYLFRYMVAKREKALSKTKTA, from the exons ATGCCatatgatcgatcgatgcttAAAATCAAGAACATCAATTGTACAAtagcagcttcttcttcctccttggtCGATCTCTACCTGCAAACTGCCATATACAGCTCTGCAAtggcggcgctgcggcggcTCTACCTCTCTGTCTACAACTGGGCCGTCTGCTTCGGATG GGTGCAGGTGTTGTATAATGCAGCATCGGCGTTGCTGGAGAGCAGGCATGATGCTGTCTACCCCGCCGTCGAGCGGCCGCTGCTGTTTGCGCAGACGACCGCCTTCTTGGAG ATTCTTCATTCCATTCTAG GGTTTGTGAGGTCTCCGATCTCTGTGACTCTTCCACAGATCAGTGGAAGGCTGTATGTTACCTGGGGCATCTTGTGGAGCTTTCCTGAG ACACATTCTCACATTCTTGTTACTTCCTTGATCATAAGCTGGTCCATCACCGAG ATCATCAGATACTCTTTCTTTGGTATGAGGGAGGCATTTGGGTTTGCACCTTCCTGGCTCCTATGGCTTAG GTATAGCACATTTCTGGTATTCTATCCTATTGGCTTGATCAGTGAGGTGGGCCTCATCTATGTTGCCATGCCTTCTATGAAG GCATCCGAGAAATACTGCTTTAGGATGCCCAACAAATGGAACCTCTCTTTCGACTACCGCTATATGTCGGTTCTTCTTACGGCTCTCTACGTTCCAG GGTTTCCATATTTGTTCCGCTATATG